The genomic interval TGATTTATATTATGCCTCCTTTTATCATTCAACCAGATGAGCTACACACGGTGTGTCAGGCAATAGGAGCCAGTTTGTATAATGAAGGGCATTTTGATTAGCCACAAGCTATTAGCGCCAAGCCACACGTTTTTTGTAGGCAATTTTAGTGGGTATTTATGTCTTTTTGCTTAATGCTTAAAAACACAAAAAACATTACATAAAATAGCAGATGCCAAACTTTTAGATAAAATGCTGGTTAAGAATGCTAAAACGAGCAATGAAATAGCAACGCTGTGGGTAAGAATGAGTAAGTTTTGTGTAAGCTAATGAGGTGACAGTGAAGAGTTTGTGAAGAAACATGCGTTTTTAAATAAAAAGTTGCAGCCCCTAAACCTTTTTTCAAAATATATCTTACTTTTGCTCACTTTTTTTTGAAGCTTCAAATAATGAATAACATTTCTGTCAATTATTTGAACCATTGACTGGAATTGTGATCATCTAATTTAACTTTTTTATGACTTAAAAATGAATATAGTGAATTTTAGTGATTTGCCTGCTGTAGGACAAGCAGTAGCTAATAATCTATCGGGGATTATTATTGGAAACCGTATTCCAAGAAGCTACTTTATCACTAGTGGTGCAGGCGAAAGTGACATTACCATCCATGCCGGCTCTTATCATTTAGCACTACGAGACGCAGGCATCGAAATGGCAAATATTATGACCTACTCTTCTATATTGCCTGGCATAGCCATCGAAACCCCCAAGCCCAACCGCAAGCAAATTGTTCATGGATCGGTGATGGAATCTATTATGGCAGTAAGCCATGTAGAGAAAGGCGAGCAAGCCAATGCGGGTATTATATTTGGCTGGTTGCACGACCGCAAAACCGATGAAAGGTACGGAGGGTTGGTTTGCGAGCATGATGGTAGCTATGGCGAAGAACAGCTTCACAAAAACTTAAACGACAGCCTCGAAGAGTTGTATGTAAATGGGTTTGAGGAGGAATTTTATCTGAAAGACGTCTACACGGTCACCAAAAGCTTTGTGCCCAAAAAGAAGCATGGCACCGCGCTGGTTTCTTTGTGTTTTACAGATTACATTTATCCGGTAATAGGCTAATGAATGACATGATTCCGGAGAACAAAATTACCCAATACGGGGATTTTGAACAAGCGTATACTACCCTCGAAAACGCGCAAATAGTAATATTGCCTATACCTTACGACAAAACCAGTACTTGGATAAAAGGTGCTGATAAAGGGCCGCAAGCCATATTGGAAGCCTCTTATAACATGGAGTTTTATGACATAGAGACTCAAACCGAGGTATACAAACGAGGCATTTATACTGCGCCACCTGTGACCGAAAACGCCAGCCCTGAGCAAATGGTCACTGCCGTAAAAACAGCCACTACCCAATACCTTGAGCAAGGCAAGTTTGTGGTGCCCATTGGAGGCGAACATTCGGTAAGCATTGGAGCTATTCAGGCTTTTGCCCAAAAGTTTGACAATTTAACCGTGCTGCAGATTGATGCTCATACCGACTTGCGCCCTACTTATTTGGGGTCGGCCAACAACCACGCTTGTGTAATGGCACGGGCGCGCGAAGTAGCCAACATAGTGCAGGTGGGTATTCGTAGTATGGACAGCTCTGAGCTACCTTATGTAGAAGCTCACCGTATTTTTTATGCCCACGACATTGTCCGTAGCCGAGGCAAGAGTGCTCAGTGGCAGTATGAGGTGGTAGATCAGCTGACTGACAATGTGTATGTCACCATTGACCTGGATGGTTTCGACCCATCCGTTGTGCCTTCTACAGGTACTCCCGAACCAGGCGGCTTGTGGTATTATGAAGTACTTGATTTGTTGAAGAAGGTCAACGAAAACGCAAACATTGTAGGGTTTGATGTGGTAGAGCTTTGCCCCAATCCTCATAGTAAAGCGTCGGACTTTCTTGCTGCCAAGCTCATTTACCAATTACTCAGTTATAAGTTTCATTAACAATCCTACAGATTACATAACATTTTTATACTTCAAAATATTGAAAGCATTAGGACAACACGTGTTGGTTGAGTTTTATGGCTGTCCTGAAGAAGTCATGAAAGACAATCATTTGATTGAAAAAGTAATGAATGAGGCTGCCAAAGCCAGTGGAGCTACTATAGTAGGGAGTCATTTCCACACTTTTAACCCTTACGGAGTAAGTGGGGTGATTGTAATTGCCGAATCTCACTTTACGGTGCATACCTGGCCAGAGTACGGCTATGCCGCCATTGATATTTTTACTTGTGGCGAAACCATAGATAATTTGCTGGCATTTGATTATATGAAACGGCACCTCAAACCTCAAAATACTTCGACCATTGAAATGAAGCGGGGGCAGTTGCAAAACATGTTTAATAAAAACCCTCAAGGGCAGGCTAAAGTTACAAGCGTGCCATCATAACTGTAATGAATATGTGGTATAACGAAGACCAAGACGAACACATCATAAGCATAGGGGCACGCACCTCTATCAGGGTAACCAAAAAACTCTACGAAAAGCAGAGTAATTTTCAGAAAATAGAAATATATCAGACCGATGCCTTTGGCAAAATGATGGTGCTGGACAATTGTATTATGTTGACTGATGCCAACGAGTTTGCTTACCATGAAATGATTGCCCATGTGCCTTTGTTTGCGCACCCCAACCCTGAGCGAGTGTTGATTATTGGAGGGGGAGACGGCGGCACTGCGCGCGAGGTATTGCGTCACCCACAGGTAAAAGAATGTGTAATGGTAGAGATAGACGAAGAGGTAGTGAATGTATCACGGGAGTATTTTCCGGCTATAGCTGCTGAGTTAGACAACCCCCGGCTTGACTTGCGTATAGAAGATGGCATGGCGTATATTCGCAACAATGAGAATGCCTTTGATGTAATTTTGATTGATTCTACCGACCCGGTAGGCATTGCCGAAAATCTGATTACAGTCAAGTTTTATGAAGAAACCCATCGATCGCTCAAAAAAGGGGGCATTATGGTAGCGCAGGCCGAAAGCCCATTTTATTTTGCCGATATTCAGAGGAAGCTTTTTCAGAACATTAAAGGAGCTTTTCCGGCGGTGTCTATGTATTTATCGCAGATACCTTTTTACCCCAGTGGTACCTGGTCGTTTGCCTTTGCTACCCAAGAAGCAGG from Microscilla marina ATCC 23134 carries:
- the speB gene encoding agmatinase, whose translation is MNDMIPENKITQYGDFEQAYTTLENAQIVILPIPYDKTSTWIKGADKGPQAILEASYNMEFYDIETQTEVYKRGIYTAPPVTENASPEQMVTAVKTATTQYLEQGKFVVPIGGEHSVSIGAIQAFAQKFDNLTVLQIDAHTDLRPTYLGSANNHACVMARAREVANIVQVGIRSMDSSELPYVEAHRIFYAHDIVRSRGKSAQWQYEVVDQLTDNVYVTIDLDGFDPSVVPSTGTPEPGGLWYYEVLDLLKKVNENANIVGFDVVELCPNPHSKASDFLAAKLIYQLLSYKFH
- a CDS encoding pyruvoyl-dependent arginine decarboxylase, translated to MNIVNFSDLPAVGQAVANNLSGIIIGNRIPRSYFITSGAGESDITIHAGSYHLALRDAGIEMANIMTYSSILPGIAIETPKPNRKQIVHGSVMESIMAVSHVEKGEQANAGIIFGWLHDRKTDERYGGLVCEHDGSYGEEQLHKNLNDSLEELYVNGFEEEFYLKDVYTVTKSFVPKKKHGTALVSLCFTDYIYPVIG
- the speE gene encoding polyamine aminopropyltransferase, giving the protein MWYNEDQDEHIISIGARTSIRVTKKLYEKQSNFQKIEIYQTDAFGKMMVLDNCIMLTDANEFAYHEMIAHVPLFAHPNPERVLIIGGGDGGTAREVLRHPQVKECVMVEIDEEVVNVSREYFPAIAAELDNPRLDLRIEDGMAYIRNNENAFDVILIDSTDPVGIAENLITVKFYEETHRSLKKGGIMVAQAESPFYFADIQRKLFQNIKGAFPAVSMYLSQIPFYPSGTWSFAFATQEAGFDRTNYRVADLKAMEHQLQYFNEALFTGCFAIPTFAKKMIE
- the speD gene encoding adenosylmethionine decarboxylase, which produces MKALGQHVLVEFYGCPEEVMKDNHLIEKVMNEAAKASGATIVGSHFHTFNPYGVSGVIVIAESHFTVHTWPEYGYAAIDIFTCGETIDNLLAFDYMKRHLKPQNTSTIEMKRGQLQNMFNKNPQGQAKVTSVPS